The nucleotide sequence TGAATGCGTAATTACTGCAAGAAAGCGATATCAAGTGGATGAAAATAACATCTAAATGGGCTTACTATTAAGATAAGATTTGGTAATTTGGGTGGGGTTAGAGAAAAACATTCTTGTGACCATGTAAATTAAATAAATTAGTTTTAAACTTCTACTACCTTTAGTTAAATTTATTGCGTGTAGCCAAATAATTGAAGAATTGTCTGATACAAACTCACTAATAAATATCGTAAAGGCATCTGAAAAACAATAATTacatgactacattggtgctggtgTGTACCTGAGGCCATTTTGCACTAAAGTGAAGGTGGCAGTGAAACTTCACAACACAGGTATGATGCAAGTTGTCTAAACTGCACTGAATGATATACGGAATGAGGAGCTGGTTACTTCAATACGCATTTGGTGTAATCATGCAGGAGAGAAATACTTCAGAGGTCGAGGACCTTCTTAAAAGAAAACATTGGTTGGTTTTCTGATAAAAGGGCAAATTATAATTTAATGTTTCACTCAGATTTGCATCTATATTAACACGAGATTTGCACTGCACTGGCAACCCTCCCTTGCTCTTTAACTACCAGTCCAAGATCTTATTAGTTTAATGCCAACTTAGATATTGTTTTATGTTTAGATCAACGCCTAACAGAAAGTAGATTCACAGTCCATAATATCAGCCATTCAAATCTGTCATCATATAACTGTGACAGCTTCTCTTCTGGAAtagaaatttctttcttccacgaTATTATGCTTAACTTCCAACTTGTAGTTCAATCGCTTCTGAGAAGATTCTAAATTCGCTCTattgtgtttatttgtatttCAAGTTATTACCTGTTTGGCCAATTAGGTCagtcttttatttattttcagaaaTTTTGCTTTTAATATTCTATTCCTGCCTGTTTGCCTCATGGTCTGATATGGCAATTCAAATGCACGGGAATatgagaggctgcagagagtatCACAAGCACGAGACAGtctgcagaagctgaaaatccaaagcaacacacagaaaatgctggaggagctcagcaggccaggcagcatctctggaaaagaggaaacagtcgacattttgagctgagatccttcatcaagtcaggaaaggaagagaagttggagtcagaaagtggggggagtaGATGAAGAAATACAAGagggcaggtgattggtgaaactgggagagggggagggtgaaaaagagctgggaagttgattggtgaaaaaaataaagggctggagaagggggaatctgatcatAGAGGATGAAAGACCacaggaagaaagggaaggaagaggagcacAGCGGGAGGTGATGAGCacgtaaggagataaggtgagagagggaaactggAAAGgcaaatggtggaggaaggagcaATTTCCAAAAGTTTAAGAAATTGATACGGAGAGCAGTAGACTCAGCCCGATAAACACAGGCATATCCTTCCATACCTATAGTATTTGCTGCTGCCTCAAGAAAAGAGCATCTGTCATCAAAGGTAccaaccatccagaccatgccatcttctcacaactATCATTGAGCAGCTACTGAAGCCCGAAGCCCCACACtgctaggttcaagaacagctactctGCTTCAGCCATTCAGTGGTTAAACCAAATGGCACATCTTTAATCACTATAGTATAGCAACACTATGATCATATACAGTAAAAGTAACTTTATTGTATTCTTTCTTGTAATAATTGTGAATCTGTAAATGAtttgtgtttaatttatgttCTTTAATGAATATTGGTTCTCTGGTGCTACGTGCCTCTGGTACTATTTTCACTCCACAtggacttgtgcatatgacaataaactcaactttaacTTTAATACTGCAGATCAGAAGTACATTTTCCACTGTTCCAAGTAGCCCTTCTTTACTTCTTGCCACTAGTGGAGCTAACCATAGAAAAATGGGAATGTTGTTATCAAATGAGATTCCACTAAACTAGAAGGAAAGGATCTAAATTTGGAATTTGGGCGTGCTACATACCCTGTCCAAAGGTTTATCTGAGAGCAACTCAACCAAGATAGAGCATGGAGGTGCTCCTCCAAATCCATATCTGTTAACCTCAGAATGATTTGTGAAAGAGTTGGGGTGTATGTGTATGGGCTGATGAGGAATTGTATCCCCTTTTTATCCCACCAGCTTTTCTACTTCCTTATCACCTTGCTGCTTATATTACCTTCAAGTGGCTTTTGTCTTCTAAGTAATTATACATACAGCACTGCTTCTTCTTCAACTACTCTTTCAATCATGTTGTTTAATTGCTTCTAAATTGAAATGTTTGAATTTTTTTGTGTAGGTGCAATTTCTAAAACTCTGACTTCAATGTTGTAAGACAACTTTGAATAATCAATAAGTCAAAATAGAAAGCCATGTTAAAAAACTGATGAAAGACCTCATTTCTCCAGGGCCCTGTCTGCCGCTCTGGAAACTATCTCCGAGTTTGGTTCAGAAGCAGCGAATGTGTGTTATGCTTCTGATTAAGCAGAGTTATAGACTGTGCTAGTGTGATTGCTGCTGCCTACTTATTGTCCAAACAAAATTAAGATGGCTCCGAGTCTTGGATGCTGTTCTGATGTCAACATATATCCAAATCTGCTTTGCATTGTGATGCAATGTCACTCTGAATTTAACTTGCTTTGATTTCTGCCAGAATTTTCAAAGGACACCTCTTCCTCAAAACCTCTCCAAGTTCAGCACTTGGTGACCTGCATCCTTGTGTCTTACTGGTGGTTAATTCGATAAAGAATGTAATGCCTGTCAACTAAGTTTCCATCAAGACTACCCTGATGTCAGTATTAGAGCAAATTTTGAAATATAAAGCAAAGAAAGATGACATGGCATTTAGAAAATAATGAAAATGCTGGGAATCTTAGAAAATAATAGAATTAGGTAGAATTCATATGGATTTATGAATCAGAACgtttaacaaatctgttggaattttctgAGATCGGAACTTTCAGAGTAGATGAAGGAAAACCAGCTGATGTGCTACATTTGTactttcagaagatctttgacatTGTGCCACATTAGAGATTATTAAACAAAACTGGGAGCATATTATTTTCAGGATGTTATGCATTTGGCTATGGACAAAAGGTAAAGTAATACTAAAGTTGTTATGTGTGAGTCGGAGGGGGACTAATAAGTGGAGTACAGCAGGGATCAGTGTTAGGGACACAGATATTCATGATCTATTTCAATGGTTTAATTGAGGGGATCAAATGTTAATATATCCAGATCTGATGATAATACAAATCTGAGTAGCACATTGGGTTATGGAAAGGATGCAGGGAGAATTCAGGATATAGAGAGGTTATATGAAGAGTTGATgacatagcagatggaatattatGCAGAGAAACATGAGGTTATCTGCTACTTCCATAGAATGGTGAAATATTAGCTTTATATTCATGGGGTCATCAGCATTTTAAATCAGTAAGTGAAGACTGATTAGCCAAAGCTAGCATGGATTTGCTAACTTTGTTATAAATCAATGAAGGAAATATGGCCCATGTGATTTAGACTTCAAAAAGATATTTGATAGATTGCCATATAACCAAAATTGAAGTTCGTTCAATAAGAAGGACAATAGCTGCAgagatagaaaattggctgagtGACAGAAAGCATAGTGAAAGAATGAACATTTACTTTTTCAGATAGGAAGGAAGGAAGTGTCCAATGCTTTATCATTGGGAACAGCACTTTCCTTTATATACATTAATTACTTGGATTTAGATGTAGATAGCACAATGACTAAAACTTGCACATGGCGCAAAACTTGGAAACATTCCAACTGTTACAAGGGTGGTATTACACTTCAAGTGTATACAGGTGGGCTGGTGGAATGAAGATATGAAATTTGAGGCAGCAGCATGTGAACTGTTACATTTCATTGGAAAATATGAAAGGACAGAATGGAAATCAAAGGGTAGAATTCTAAATAAGGTATACGGACAACTAGATCATTGGAAGTACCAAGGAAGGTTGTGAAAGTTGTTATGAAATTTGATGGTTcaatggttcattttagtaggatCATGGGCTTTATAAATACAAGCAGAGAACACAATGGTAAAAACGTCATGATGAACCTTTATAAATCATTAGTTTAGCAGCAAATAGAAATAGTCATAATACTATCTGCACCATTTCAGGAAAGATACAGAGAACGTAGAAAGATTTCCTAGAATGTTTCCAGGAATTAAGGGTTTTAATTACATAGATAGATTACAGAAGCTGGGAATATTCTTCTTGCAACAGAGGAGGTTGAGAGGGAATCTGACAGCGGTAATCAAAATTAAGAATGACCTAgatcaggggttctcaacctttttttatgccatggaccagtacCACTAAGCAAGGAGTCATGTTgtgaacccctgatctagacagAGTAGAGCCTGCTTGCAGTTACAGAACAGACAAGAAACAGTAAAGATAAATAATGAAAGAATCAAAAATGACCTGAAAGAAAATATTTTTGTGCTATTGTTTAGGGTCTGGAAAGTACAGCCAGAAAGTACAGTCTGGAAAGAACTGATATCTGGCGCACATCTTTCTATGGTTGTGTAAAAGAAAATTAGAACAGGTCAAGGAGGGAATGAAAGACCTATTCCTGTTCCCAAGAGACCGCAATAAATCAAATTCGATTGAGTGGCACTAGCCCACTAACTATCTACAAGCAAAGTAATGTTAGATGAACAACCTTTTTCAGGTCTTTTTTCATATCTTTGCTGTGCCTACCTCAGATCAAAATAATTGCAATTCTATACTAGAGTGTCCATCTCACACTACTaaatatccctctaaatcctcaATGAATAAAGTACATGCTAGCTTATGGAGTGCTTGGCTCCAGACTTGAGGACAGGGCTACCCTATTTAAGGAGTGCTTCAGGTGAGTCCTGTCAAGTACACCTAGCAGAACCCATGACAGCATTTTGAGTACCAACAACAGCGTTCTCCCTTGTCCCTTGTCGTCAATGAACTGGTACTGTTATCACTAGCACAGTGATGATTGTAAAAGCACCTCTCCTACATTAGAGATTGTAATTCTAAAGTATTTAATTGCCCCTAACATCTTTTAGGAGGTCCTTGGCCTAATTAAAAACtcctttactgaatgaaagctTTTTCCACTCAATAACATGGAGTGTGGCCAAACTAGCCTCAGTTACAATGGGACAAAATCACTTTTGCAGCTATATATTCATTGTCAGTTAACATTGAAACTAATTTTCCAACTCGCCTATTAGACAAGACATCCATGTCAGTGATTTATATGTTGTAAGGAAATAATCTGATTGAAGAACAAGCAGAAAACACAACACACTCCCACTTCATCATTCTGATGAACAGTCAACATAACGGCTGCTTATTTGTTTCAATGAATTTATTTAGTTTTATGTTTACAACCAATAAGACCTCTCTTATCAATTACATCTAATTTGGGAAATATTATGCAAATTATACCACAGCTGATGGATTGACAGCAACACATCTCAGGAAGTGAACTGCCTCCCCTATACAAGTTCAGCCATTTAGGACTATTATTACTCATGGCCTTACTGAAATTGTAGATGGAGAGCCAGGAAAGCTAAAACTGATAACTCAAAATGTAGCTGGCCATGGTGAACTACTTCGATGGGGTTGTACTTTCCTAAACTTGACATTATGGAGATACCATTGCAATGTTAGTTGTGTGTAGGATAAAACATGGCATGTTCATGGCCAGAAGCCTGTTTAAAATCATAAGTAAAAATCTTCACATTTTGTTCAATGACAACAGATTTATTCCCCATAATCAAAAGCACAGCAATGCCTCACTTAATAATAGGAATTATAAATTGTTGGGAAAACAAAAAAGGTCCCCAAGATAAAATTATCCTTGACACATATTAAAATTTTGAAATAAGGCACTTCAATATGTATATCTTGAATACATGGATCTGAGTACCTAAAATTGGTTTATTTCAGCTTGAGTCTTTTGTCACCAAAGAAATCCTTTCTGCAATGCATGTCAATAGGTAATGTGTAATGCACCAAGTTATACAGTGAGGATACTGGGTGCACAGCAAAGCCAGCTTGAGTTTGGACAAATTGCCCTGCAATATTAAATTAAAAATGAATTGCTTCATACAGCAAAATGGGGAAATATTCTCTTATTTCATAGTAAAAGAACATGCAGTTTGATATTCTCCAACTGCACGTTTTTGGACATAGTTACTTGCGATGAATATGTTTGATATTGTGTTGGATCTTGCACAGTAACAACTGGACAAGGCTCTGTTTCTGCTCTCTGCGACCAATTGCGGCCAGTCTCAAGGATTCCACATCGCACAATTGGGCACATTCCCTGGGGGTCTCAGCCTTATTCCAAAACTTGGAAACAAACATAGAAATGTAAACTTCAGGATTTTCCTTAAAATGCATTTCTCGCTGGGCGAACATTCGAACATGGCGCTTGACGGGAAATAATGTACACTTTCAACCCAGTAATCTTAATCTCTTTCTAACTCTTCCCCTGTTGCATTGATGGCAATCAGCGAGAGGAAACATCGATTGTATGCACTAAATATCTTCAAAGGCATTTCTGTTCTCTGTCTTGTTTTTTATTCTATTCAGTACAATGCAGTTACCCACAATGATTATAAAAGTATCAAAATATCATTCTTAACATCTAGTGAATCTCTTGCACAATTTATTGGCAAGGTAGATTAGATTGAATTGTTTTTTAATATGGTTTTGTTTGATGCAAATGTTCTGCATAGTCAGTGCTTTGAGTTCAATCATGAACTTTGCCTCAGTTTCAGTTTGTTGAGGGAGAATCAAAGTCACTGCTTCTCCGGGTTAATTCTGGAGTACAATCCACTGGAGCAAAGCGAGTCTTTGTTCTGGAAATATGGAATATCCCTGACGATGCCCGGGAAGGAATAGTCCACTGGCGGACGAAATGGCAATGTTGGCATCAGACCAGAAGTAACATAAGGTGACACGAATGTTGGCAGCCCTCGGCTAGGGCTCGAGTATGCCAGTCGAAGAGGGTTGATGCCAAGTCTGGGGTTCAATCCGTACAGATTCGCAGGACCTCCAAAAACTGCACTGGACTGCAGGGGAGAGAAGGCAGACTTAGTGCCGATGGAGCTACCAGGAAGTCCAGCTAAGGTAATGTGTGAAGACCGTGGAAGGTCTGTGGGATCAGATACTGTGCAGCCGACATCTTTTACCTGTCCATTGGGTTCCTTCCCATTCAGGACTTGTTCAATGGCCTGGACCACGTCGCCTTTGCAGTGTGCCAGGATGCACTCTAATTTATCACGCTTATAGCTGGGGAAAACTTTGGTGAGGATGTCAATGGGTGCCCTGTGGTTGGTGGAAGAACTGGGAAGGTTGCCCatgactttggccaactccttggGTTTGTCACACTCGTTGCCTGACTCTGCATCAGATGGAGTCACTGAGCGAGGGCTGTCAGCACTTTCCGGGGAGGATGAAAGCTGTCCTGAATCATTGTCCAAAGCTTCAGCTTTTCCTGATTTATCCTTGAGGTTGG is from Hypanus sabinus isolate sHypSab1 chromosome 5, sHypSab1.hap1, whole genome shotgun sequence and encodes:
- the LOC132393700 gene encoding doublesex- and mab-3-related transcription factor A1-like, with amino-acid sequence MDGRSPLPSAPHPEPCPPPTPATVPISMGGSSLLRPPALLLRAAAAAAAAAAAAERYPRTPKCARCRNHGVVSALKGHKRFCRWRDCMCAKCMLIAERQRVMAAQVALRRQQAQEENEARELQYMYAGGGAAEAGLAMAAAAAAANGIIPSTRAGSTPYEIFGGDYQKQKEGDKNPKYELFYNSLVGRSVLQPSHSATSDTETSEANLKDKSGKAEALDNDSGQLSSSPESADSPRSVTPSDAESGNECDKPKELAKVMGNLPSSSTNHRAPIDILTKVFPSYKRDKLECILAHCKGDVVQAIEQVLNGKEPNGQVKDVGCTVSDPTDLPRSSHITLAGLPGSSIGTKSAFSPLQSSAVFGGPANLYGLNPRLGINPLRLAYSSPSRGLPTFVSPYVTSGLMPTLPFRPPVDYSFPGIVRDIPYFQNKDSLCSSGLYSRINPEKQ